Proteins co-encoded in one Euleptes europaea isolate rEulEur1 chromosome 1, rEulEur1.hap1, whole genome shotgun sequence genomic window:
- the LOC130491908 gene encoding nucleoside diphosphate kinase-like: MASISERTFIAIKPDGVQRGFVGEIIKRFEQKGFKLVAMKLIHAPEDLLREHYIDLKDRPFYDGLIEYMHSGPVVAMVWEGFNAIKTGRVMLGETNPVDSRPGTIRGDFCIHVGRNLIHGSDSIESAETEINLWFAPEEVIDYRSCEHPWIYN; encoded by the exons ATGGCTTCTATTTCTGAACGCACTTTCATTGCCATTAAGCCTGACGGGGTACAGCGGGGCTTCGTGGGAGAAATTATCAAGCGATTTGAACAGAAAGGATTCAAACTGGTGGCTATGAAACTAATTCAT GCCCCTGAAGACCTCCTGAGAGAACACTACATTGACTTGAAAGACAGACCATTCTATGATGGCTTAATTGAATATATGCACTCTGGTCCTGTGGTGGCCATG GTATGGGAAGGCTTTAATGCCATTAAGACTGGCAGAGTAATGCTGGGAGAAACTAACCCTGTAGATTCCAGACCTGGCACAATTCGTGGAGACTTCTGCATACATGTTGGCAG GAATTTAATTCATGGCAGTGACTCTATAGAAAGTGCTGAGACAGAAATTAACCTATGGTTTGCTCCTGAAGAAGTGATTGACTACAGAAGCTGTGAGCACCCATGGATCTATAACTAA